One Phormidium ambiguum IAM M-71 DNA window includes the following coding sequences:
- a CDS encoding DUF3352 domain-containing protein, which produces MPEKKSNWLIPVGIGAAAVIASGATFSYFYLRGAFTDVSPLASAKIVPDEAVMAAFVSPDSKSWAQLQQFGTPEVQKLIGKSLADFNQEMLKETKIDYQKDIQPWLGSLMFAVLPETKTQVNQAPNILFVVGTKDKISLFNFASKLNKSKETFSESEYKRVKILESTGKSGKTYVAVLGDHLVISDRKKSVESAIDTHKGEPSFANQEGVSSMMKQGVDVQNPVMQVYIPNYGGLIQNLIGNSPNAGSLPPETLNQFKLVKSLVAGVGIDNSGIRMRAVAKIDPALNLVEYKPSPGKVVAQFPLDTVALVSGQGIKQVWLAVVKQITTNPEYKQEFDQMREQFKTNYNLDLDEDVFGWMDGEFALGVISSNQGMLAQYGFGGALVLKTSDRQTAETTLAKLNELAKTNGIDIKQRTIKDKTITEWSSSGQEAWLGYGWLDGESLFIALGSPIVDAMVSNPQSLESSPSFKAVTNTLPKPNGGYFYLDMDKTIALIDRNLPETNPTSRIPPETSAFLNVIRGIGVTASQPDSSTSKMEFLLNLKPKSGN; this is translated from the coding sequence ATGCCTGAAAAAAAATCAAATTGGCTAATTCCAGTGGGAATTGGTGCTGCTGCTGTTATCGCAAGTGGAGCAACTTTTAGTTATTTTTATTTGAGAGGTGCTTTCACTGATGTTAGTCCTTTAGCTAGCGCAAAGATTGTTCCTGACGAAGCAGTAATGGCAGCTTTTGTTTCTCCCGATTCAAAAAGCTGGGCGCAACTACAACAGTTTGGTACTCCTGAAGTACAAAAATTAATTGGTAAAAGCCTTGCTGACTTTAACCAAGAAATGCTCAAGGAGACAAAAATTGATTATCAAAAAGATATACAGCCTTGGTTAGGTAGTTTGATGTTTGCGGTTTTACCTGAAACTAAAACCCAAGTTAATCAAGCGCCAAACATCCTATTTGTTGTGGGAACAAAGGACAAAATTAGCTTGTTTAATTTTGCTAGTAAACTCAATAAATCAAAGGAAACTTTTTCTGAAAGCGAGTATAAAAGAGTTAAAATTTTAGAGTCTACTGGTAAAAGTGGTAAAACTTATGTAGCTGTTTTAGGCGATCATTTAGTAATTTCAGATAGAAAAAAATCTGTAGAATCGGCAATTGATACTCATAAAGGCGAACCTTCTTTTGCTAATCAAGAAGGTGTGAGTTCAATGATGAAACAGGGTGTCGATGTCCAAAATCCTGTGATGCAAGTTTATATACCTAATTATGGTGGTTTAATTCAAAATTTAATCGGTAATAGTCCTAATGCTGGCTCATTACCACCGGAAACTTTGAATCAATTTAAATTAGTCAAATCTTTGGTGGCTGGGGTAGGAATTGATAATTCTGGGATTAGAATGAGGGCTGTAGCTAAAATCGATCCGGCGTTAAATTTGGTGGAATATAAGCCTAGTCCAGGTAAAGTAGTTGCTCAATTTCCTTTAGATACGGTGGCTTTAGTTAGTGGTCAGGGAATTAAGCAAGTTTGGTTAGCAGTTGTGAAGCAAATCACTACTAATCCAGAGTATAAACAAGAATTTGACCAAATGCGGGAACAGTTTAAAACTAACTATAATTTGGATTTAGATGAAGATGTTTTTGGTTGGATGGATGGGGAGTTTGCTTTAGGGGTAATTTCTTCTAATCAAGGTATGTTAGCACAATACGGTTTTGGCGGGGCTTTGGTTTTAAAAACTAGCGATCGCCAAACTGCGGAAACTACTTTAGCGAAACTTAATGAATTAGCTAAGACTAATGGGATTGATATCAAACAAAGAACTATTAAGGACAAAACTATTACCGAATGGTCAAGTTCTGGACAAGAAGCATGGTTAGGTTATGGTTGGTTAGATGGAGAATCACTATTTATTGCTTTAGGTAGTCCGATTGTTGATGCAATGGTTAGTAATCCTCAATCTTTAGAAAGTAGTCCTTCTTTTAAAGCTGTAACTAATACTTTACCTAAACCAAATGGCGGTTATTTTTATTTGGATATGGACAAAACGATTGCTTTGATCGATCGCAATTTACCTGAGACTAACCCAACTAGCAGAATTCCTCCAGAAACTAGTGCTTTTTTGAATGTGATTCGAGGTATTGGTGTAACTGCTAGTCAGCCAGATTCATCAACAAGCAAAATGGAATTTTTGCTGAATTTAAAGCCGAAATCTGGAAACTAG
- a CDS encoding AEC family transporter has product MVETLTHAYAPLLIWTGLGLLLFNFLPVNFPKLLGKGLYWFGVPIQIFALARQTEFSGGARIVPFLTIAIVLLSIGLASLVWRLLKWLNNQKERNPHLVKHFGSSPFLKFNFSDRSVQGSFILAAMLGNTGFVGLALTSSIISPENTNWAILYSVTNNVISTYGIAVFIASYFGHSQNKNNLWVQLRDVITVPSLWAFTLGFFSRNLEFTPTIESGLNLAVWIVIAAALVLVGVRLRSLQGWKSLKNALIPSALKNFLVPLLVGIIATHFGLTGETRLILVLMAGTPTALAVLILAEVYELDRELLASNIAMTSIGLLFTLPLWLILFG; this is encoded by the coding sequence ATGGTGGAAACCTTAACTCATGCTTATGCCCCGTTGTTAATCTGGACGGGGCTAGGGTTGCTATTATTTAATTTTTTACCTGTTAACTTTCCCAAACTTTTAGGAAAAGGACTTTATTGGTTTGGCGTACCGATACAAATTTTTGCTTTAGCGCGGCAAACAGAGTTTTCTGGTGGTGCCAGAATAGTACCTTTTTTGACGATCGCTATTGTATTATTAAGTATTGGTTTAGCTTCTTTAGTTTGGCGATTACTCAAGTGGTTAAATAACCAAAAAGAACGTAACCCACATTTAGTAAAGCATTTTGGATCGTCTCCCTTTTTGAAATTTAACTTTAGCGATCGATCGGTGCAAGGCAGTTTTATTTTAGCTGCCATGTTAGGTAACACAGGTTTTGTCGGATTAGCACTAACAAGTAGTATTATTAGCCCAGAAAATACTAATTGGGCAATATTATACAGCGTTACTAATAATGTAATTAGCACCTACGGAATTGCAGTATTTATTGCCAGCTACTTTGGACATTCTCAAAACAAAAATAACTTGTGGGTGCAGTTACGCGATGTCATCACTGTTCCTTCTTTGTGGGCATTTACGCTCGGTTTCTTCAGCCGTAATTTAGAATTTACGCCAACGATTGAATCTGGTTTGAATCTAGCAGTTTGGATAGTGATTGCTGCGGCTTTAGTATTAGTAGGAGTGCGTTTGCGTTCTTTACAGGGTTGGAAAAGTTTAAAAAACGCCCTAATTCCCAGCGCCTTGAAAAATTTTTTGGTACCTTTGCTAGTAGGAATAATTGCCACACATTTTGGCTTGACTGGCGAAACTCGGTTAATTTTGGTATTAATGGCAGGGACACCTACCGCTTTAGCAGTGTTAATATTAGCAGAAGTTTATGAACTCGATCGAGAATTATTAGCTAGTAATATTGCTATGACATCAATTGGTTTATTATTTACGCTTCCTTTGTGGTTAATCTTGTTTGGTTAA
- a CDS encoding acetate kinase encodes MNILVLNAGSSSQKSCFYHLKEEALSVQPPAPLWEAQIDWSHHQGVAELKVKTIHGAVLKEELKTASRLEGVEYMLKTLWQGETKVIDSLAEIDCVGHRVVHGGDKYNDSTLINKAVKEAIANFAKFAPVHNPVNLEGIVAIEQILGEKVPQVAVFDTAFHAQIPEEAAVYPIPYEFYQQGIRRYGFHGISHQYVSQRAAQLLGKDLTSLKLVTCHLGNGCSLAAVKNGHSIDTTMGFTPTAGLMMGTRSGDIDPGVIIDLLRRGYKEEQIDDIFNRQSGFLGISGVSADLRKIEEAIAQGNSRAKLAYNVYLHSLRSFIGAMIATLGGVDAIIFTAGVGENAAKLRADVCAAFEFLGLKIDAEKNYHHPVDIDISTVDSLVKVLVIHTQEDWAIAQECVRLSQLVMSH; translated from the coding sequence ATGAACATACTAGTTCTCAATGCTGGATCTAGCAGTCAAAAAAGCTGCTTTTATCATCTGAAAGAAGAGGCGTTATCAGTGCAACCTCCAGCACCTCTTTGGGAAGCCCAAATCGATTGGAGTCACCATCAAGGAGTTGCGGAACTGAAGGTAAAAACCATTCATGGGGCTGTTTTAAAAGAGGAATTAAAAACAGCGTCTCGACTGGAAGGGGTTGAGTATATGTTGAAAACTCTTTGGCAAGGTGAGACTAAAGTTATTGACAGTTTAGCAGAAATTGATTGTGTAGGTCATCGGGTGGTACATGGTGGAGATAAGTATAATGACAGTACTTTAATTAATAAAGCAGTCAAAGAAGCGATCGCTAATTTTGCTAAATTTGCCCCCGTACATAACCCAGTTAATTTAGAAGGAATTGTCGCCATAGAACAGATTTTAGGGGAAAAAGTGCCGCAAGTTGCTGTTTTTGATACGGCTTTTCATGCCCAAATACCTGAAGAAGCAGCAGTGTATCCTATCCCTTATGAATTTTATCAACAAGGCATTCGTCGCTACGGATTTCATGGCATTAGTCACCAATATGTTTCTCAACGTGCAGCCCAACTTTTAGGTAAAGATTTAACATCATTAAAGTTAGTCACTTGTCACTTAGGAAATGGTTGTTCTTTAGCTGCTGTCAAAAATGGACATAGTATTGATACCACGATGGGATTTACTCCTACTGCTGGTTTAATGATGGGAACTCGTTCGGGAGATATCGATCCCGGAGTGATTATTGATTTGTTGCGAAGGGGTTATAAAGAAGAACAAATCGATGATATTTTTAATCGCCAATCGGGTTTTTTAGGAATTTCGGGAGTCTCTGCGGATCTGCGAAAAATTGAGGAAGCGATCGCGCAAGGTAACTCCCGTGCTAAACTCGCATACAATGTTTATTTACACAGTTTGCGCTCTTTTATTGGGGCAATGATTGCAACTTTAGGTGGTGTAGATGCCATAATATTTACCGCTGGAGTTGGCGAAAATGCTGCTAAATTACGCGCTGATGTTTGTGCAGCTTTTGAATTCTTAGGGCTAAAAATTGATGCCGAAAAAAATTATCATCACCCTGTAGATATAGATATTAGTACAGTTGATTCCTTGGTGAAAGTTTTAGTGATTCACACTCAAGAAGATTGGGCGATCGCTCAAGAGTGTGTCCGCTTAAGTCAATTAGTTATGAGTCATTAA
- a CDS encoding cyclic nucleotide-binding domain-containing protein, which yields MLEPAKTVLIYQKQPGVKEFAPGEVIFKAGEIGMVMYGLLEGIVELFVGEKVVETIETGDVFGEGALVHESHQRATTAVAKTNCKIAYLDKDRFLFAVQETPVFALEVMRSYSNRLRRLKSQY from the coding sequence ATGTTAGAACCAGCCAAAACTGTCCTGATCTATCAAAAACAACCAGGAGTTAAAGAATTTGCACCTGGAGAAGTGATTTTTAAAGCCGGAGAAATTGGCATGGTGATGTATGGTTTACTTGAAGGAATAGTGGAGTTATTTGTTGGTGAAAAAGTGGTGGAAACGATCGAAACAGGTGATGTTTTTGGCGAAGGGGCATTAGTTCATGAATCACATCAAAGGGCGACTACTGCTGTAGCGAAAACAAATTGTAAAATTGCTTATTTAGATAAAGATAGATTCTTGTTTGCAGTACAAGAAACACCCGTTTTTGCTTTAGAAGTAATGCGGAGTTATTCCAATCGTTTACGACGATTAAAAAGTCAGTATTAA
- a CDS encoding histidine phosphatase family protein, with protein sequence MSLKLYFLRHGQTIYSRANSFCGSLDPELTGEGMEMAVAFAKAYKSFPWTAVFCSPLRRTVATAKPLCDAIGMEMQLRDGLKEITYGKWEGLSAEEVSLQFHDDYIRYLADPGWNAPTGGERAVDIAQRSSSVLEEIEHRYKTGNILVVSHKATIRIMLCWLLGIDVGRFRDRISAPVASVSIIEYGVHGPLLHVLGDRSHLSTELRNLPGT encoded by the coding sequence ATGAGCTTGAAGTTATATTTTTTGCGGCACGGACAAACGATTTATAGCCGGGCAAATAGTTTTTGTGGTTCGCTAGATCCAGAGTTGACTGGGGAAGGAATGGAGATGGCAGTGGCTTTTGCCAAAGCTTATAAATCTTTTCCTTGGACGGCGGTTTTTTGTAGTCCTTTGCGTCGGACTGTGGCGACAGCGAAGCCATTGTGTGATGCGATTGGCATGGAAATGCAGTTACGAGATGGGCTGAAAGAAATTACTTATGGGAAATGGGAAGGGTTGTCTGCTGAGGAGGTGAGTTTACAATTTCATGATGATTATATTCGATATTTAGCCGATCCGGGTTGGAATGCGCCAACGGGTGGTGAAAGGGCGGTTGATATTGCTCAACGTAGTTCTAGTGTACTTGAGGAGATTGAACACAGGTATAAAACAGGTAATATTTTGGTGGTTTCTCACAAGGCGACGATTAGAATTATGCTTTGTTGGTTGCTGGGAATTGATGTGGGGAGATTCCGCGATCGCATTTCTGCGCCTGTTGCTTCTGTAAGTATTATCGAATACGGCGTGCATGGCCCTTTACTTCATGTTTTAGGCGATCGATCTCATTTAAGCACAGAATTACGAAACTTACCTGGTACTTAA
- a CDS encoding phosphoketolase, with protein sequence MVATPSKPTTDISSISAFGTARSTIAGAPLSSEELRKMHAFWRACNYLAVGMIYLRDNPLLREPLKLEHIKKRLLGHWGSSPGISFVYTHLNRAIAKQDLDMIYLVGPGHGAPGYLGPCYLEGTYSEIYPEKSEDEEGMKTFFKEFSFPGGVGSHCTPETPGSIHEGGELGYSISHAYGAAFDNPDLIVTVLVGDGESETGPLATSWHSNKFINPVRDGAVLPILHLNGYKINNPTIPARISHEELENLFKGYGYTPYFVEGSDPETMHQAMAATLDHCIAEIKKIQHEARSTGNAFRPRWPMIVLRSPKGWTGPAEVSGHKVEGFWRAHQVPMADVAKNPENFQLLENWLRSYKPEELFDDNGKLIPEIKDLTPKGSRRISANPHANGGILRKDLRLPDFREYGVKLDKPAQIEAENTKPLGIFLRDVMKLNSTNFRVFGPDENTSNKLQAIYEVSKKFWNAEFFPEDLDGSELSPDGRVMEMLSEHTLEGWLEGYLLTGRHGFFSTYEAFVHVIDSMFNQHAKWLDICRHLSWRADISSLNLLITSTVWRQDHNGFTHQDPGFLDVVVNKSAEVTRIYLPPDVNSLLSVANHCLRSKNYVNVIVSDKQSHLQYMDMDAAITHCTKGIGIWDWASNDQGSEPDLVMASAGDIPTLEALAATVMLRQEFPDLKIRFVNVVDLFKLQPDTEHPHGLSDADFDSLFTIDKPIIFNFHGYPWLIHRLAYRRTNHKNLHVRGYKEKGNINTPLELAIQNQIDRFSIAMDAIDRIPSLKVAGAHAKEKFKNMQIDCRNYAHEYGVDKPELLNWKWPY encoded by the coding sequence ATGGTAGCAACTCCCTCAAAACCAACCACTGACATATCATCAATTAGTGCCTTTGGAACAGCACGATCCACAATAGCGGGAGCCCCCCTCAGCAGCGAAGAACTTCGCAAAATGCACGCTTTTTGGCGGGCTTGTAACTATTTAGCAGTGGGAATGATTTACCTACGAGACAATCCCCTGCTCAGAGAACCTTTAAAATTAGAACACATCAAAAAGCGCTTATTAGGACATTGGGGTTCTAGTCCGGGAATTAGCTTTGTTTACACTCATCTAAATCGAGCGATCGCAAAACAAGACCTAGATATGATTTACCTCGTGGGGCCAGGACACGGCGCACCAGGTTATCTAGGCCCTTGTTACTTAGAAGGAACTTACTCAGAAATTTACCCCGAAAAAAGTGAAGACGAAGAAGGAATGAAAACCTTCTTCAAAGAATTCTCCTTCCCTGGCGGTGTTGGTAGCCATTGCACCCCAGAAACACCCGGCTCAATTCACGAAGGCGGCGAACTCGGATATAGTATTTCCCATGCTTATGGAGCAGCCTTCGACAACCCCGACTTAATTGTGACCGTGCTAGTCGGTGATGGCGAATCAGAAACAGGCCCCTTAGCAACCTCTTGGCACTCCAACAAATTTATCAACCCCGTGCGAGATGGCGCAGTATTGCCGATTTTGCACCTCAACGGTTATAAAATCAACAACCCCACAATTCCCGCCCGGATTAGCCACGAAGAACTAGAAAACTTGTTCAAAGGCTACGGCTACACACCGTACTTTGTCGAAGGGTCCGATCCCGAAACAATGCACCAAGCAATGGCCGCCACTTTAGATCATTGCATCGCCGAAATCAAAAAAATTCAACACGAAGCCCGGAGTACAGGCAACGCCTTCCGTCCACGTTGGCCAATGATTGTTTTGCGTAGCCCCAAAGGTTGGACAGGCCCAGCAGAAGTGAGCGGACACAAAGTAGAAGGCTTCTGGAGAGCACACCAAGTTCCAATGGCAGATGTGGCGAAGAATCCAGAAAACTTCCAATTGTTAGAAAATTGGTTACGCAGCTACAAACCCGAAGAACTTTTTGACGACAACGGTAAATTAATTCCCGAAATTAAAGACCTTACACCCAAGGGAAGTCGGCGGATTAGTGCCAACCCTCACGCCAATGGTGGAATTTTGCGGAAAGACTTACGGCTGCCTGATTTCCGGGAGTATGGCGTAAAATTAGATAAACCCGCGCAAATTGAAGCCGAAAATACTAAACCTTTGGGTATTTTCTTGCGGGATGTCATGAAATTGAATTCGACTAACTTCCGGGTGTTTGGCCCTGATGAGAATACCTCGAATAAACTCCAAGCAATTTACGAAGTTAGTAAGAAGTTCTGGAATGCGGAATTTTTCCCGGAAGATTTAGATGGTAGCGAACTTTCTCCCGATGGTCGGGTGATGGAAATGCTCAGCGAGCATACTTTGGAAGGTTGGCTGGAAGGTTATTTGTTAACCGGAAGACATGGATTTTTCTCAACTTATGAGGCTTTTGTCCATGTAATTGATTCGATGTTTAACCAACACGCTAAGTGGTTGGATATTTGTCGTCATCTTTCTTGGCGGGCGGATATTTCTTCGTTGAATTTGTTGATTACTTCAACAGTTTGGCGGCAAGATCATAACGGTTTTACTCACCAAGATCCAGGGTTTTTGGATGTAGTTGTAAATAAAAGTGCGGAAGTGACACGGATTTATTTGCCTCCAGATGTGAATAGTTTGCTGTCAGTGGCAAATCACTGTTTACGGAGTAAGAATTACGTGAATGTGATTGTGTCTGATAAACAATCGCACTTGCAATATATGGATATGGATGCGGCAATTACCCACTGCACTAAGGGGATTGGTATCTGGGATTGGGCGAGTAATGACCAAGGTAGCGAACCTGATTTGGTGATGGCTTCTGCGGGGGATATTCCAACTTTGGAAGCGTTAGCGGCAACGGTGATGTTGCGTCAGGAATTCCCGGATTTGAAGATTCGGTTTGTGAATGTAGTTGATTTGTTTAAATTGCAGCCGGATACGGAACATCCTCATGGTTTAAGCGATGCCGATTTCGATAGTTTATTCACCATTGATAAACCAATTATTTTCAACTTTCATGGTTATCCTTGGTTGATTCACCGCCTTGCTTACCGTCGCACTAATCACAAGAATTTGCACGTTCGCGGTTACAAGGAAAAAGGGAATATTAATACACCTTTGGAATTGGCGATTCAAAACCAGATCGATCGCTTTAGCATTGCAATGGATGCGATCGATCGCATTCCCAGCTTGAAAGTTGCAGGCGCTCACGCTAAAGAAAAATTCAAAAATATGCAAATTGATTGCCGCAACTACGCTCACGAATACGGTGTTGATAAACCAGAACTTCTCAACTGGAAATGGCCGTATTAG
- a CDS encoding transaldolase → MTKNLLEQLKEMTVVVADTGDIQAIEKFTPRDATTNPSLITAAAQMLQYQEIVDETLKQAKKDSGAGASDSQILSLAFDRLAVAFGKKILEIIPGRVSTEVDARLSYDTEGTVAKARYLISEYESAGISKDRILIKIASTWEGIRAAEILEKEGIHCNLTLLFGLHQAIACAEAGATLISPFVGRILDWYKKETGKTSYAPAEDPGVLSVTQIYNYYKKFGYKTEVMGASFRNIDEITELAGCDLLTISPGLLAELQAGTGDLPRKLDPELAAKSDMEKLSIDRATFDKMHEADRMAYEKLDEGIKGFTKALETLEKLLADRLARLEGAATLSHAAEDIFHVYDLDGDGFITREEWLGSDAVFDALDVNKDGKITAEEMGAGIGAVLQLATSQ, encoded by the coding sequence ATGACTAAAAATTTGTTGGAACAACTGAAAGAAATGACAGTTGTTGTTGCGGATACAGGAGATATTCAAGCAATTGAAAAATTTACCCCTAGAGATGCGACAACTAACCCTTCTTTGATTACTGCGGCGGCACAAATGCTCCAGTATCAAGAAATTGTGGATGAAACTTTGAAACAAGCCAAAAAAGATTCTGGTGCTGGTGCGTCTGATTCGCAAATACTTTCTTTAGCATTCGATCGCTTAGCAGTTGCTTTCGGGAAAAAAATTCTTGAAATTATTCCGGGTCGAGTTTCTACAGAAGTAGATGCGCGACTTTCTTATGATACAGAAGGTACAGTTGCTAAAGCTCGTTATTTAATTTCTGAATACGAATCAGCAGGGATTTCTAAAGACAGAATTTTAATTAAAATTGCCTCGACTTGGGAAGGAATTCGAGCGGCGGAAATTTTGGAAAAAGAAGGAATTCACTGTAATTTAACTTTGTTGTTTGGATTGCATCAAGCGATCGCTTGTGCCGAAGCTGGAGCTACCTTAATCTCACCTTTTGTCGGTCGAATTCTTGATTGGTACAAAAAAGAAACCGGGAAAACCAGTTACGCCCCCGCAGAAGATCCTGGCGTACTTTCTGTCACCCAAATTTATAACTATTACAAAAAGTTTGGTTACAAAACAGAAGTCATGGGAGCTAGCTTCCGTAACATTGACGAAATTACCGAGTTAGCAGGTTGTGATTTGTTGACAATTTCTCCCGGATTATTGGCAGAATTACAAGCAGGTACAGGAGATTTACCGCGCAAACTCGATCCCGAATTAGCGGCTAAATCAGACATGGAGAAATTGTCGATCGATCGAGCCACCTTTGATAAAATGCACGAAGCCGATCGCATGGCTTACGAGAAACTAGATGAAGGGATCAAAGGATTCACAAAAGCTTTAGAAACCTTGGAAAAATTATTAGCCGATCGACTAGCACGTTTAGAAGGTGCAGCTACTTTAAGCCACGCCGCAGAAGACATTTTTCATGTCTATGATTTAGACGGCGATGGATTTATTACCCGTGAAGAATGGCTGGGAAGCGATGCCGTATTTGATGCTTTGGATGTCAACAAAGATGGAAAAATTACCGCAGAAGAAATGGGTGCAGGAATTGGAGCAGTGTTACAATTAGCGACCAGTCAATAA